A genomic region of Janthinobacterium lividum contains the following coding sequences:
- a CDS encoding di-heme oxidoredictase family protein, which translates to MHTSLLRPRQYPAGFIHFSRRRLPLALALLLAACGGGGGDNPATPATAQRLLAQTSAETALTPVAATASSAERGDLSASAAIDRNDSTRWGSGFTDNEYLTLDFGTSQRITRVHIAWENAHASAYLLQISDDNTHWTTIQNVSDSKGGIEDITGFDAQGRYLRMQGVKRAGQYGYSIFEIQAFAGTPVLPPVTPPVTEPPPVTIDPGQPGVDIRPVAATSSPVENNGMSAAMAIDGKTGTRWASKFEDGAWIQFDFGAKTPVGYMKLQWENAYGKQYALQVSDDGQKWSQVRYVTNGHGGTEEFFNLGINARYIRLKGVARATQYGYSLLEVSFKTPGSDNSLPSTATSALKFPANGTGWTPLPAAAQPLESLQFTLADGTLVTRFGARGLARHGRERGEEWNEIGYGPNETVDPVTGLPQDKGPGNYLTFVPQYFKNRTWGVEIIDNSKVRGVTKPTLIVNQYTTVDFLSGGVAFFRGFDRPGVTGYGWMSPGELVDRNVPVCKPMAYPASDRLTNANGINGACTLLIKEYPGHGGLDAGGMPNGTDVKARALTAGDIIEVSPSMFSTTASMASKGDAGGIRYYSYEWTYVVGAGLRPWYGVQPRLNSVPLPEETLSGGLGSVSYNYSDNALFMFQQPHNNIGMQNMQRFVEGRRLVHTNFTTGEHNEGGNDRYAPAVGLQGQRYGQSACIACHVNNGRSPAPMALNQRLDTMAVRVASINAAGQQVPHPQYGTAIQMNAVSPSGVPQNWGNGVSVGGFTTSKTTLADGTQVELRKPTLAFEGPVPQVVSLRAAPPMIGAGLLEAVPEADILARARSTPDADGVKGLPNYVYEPETGAVRLGRFGWKASKATLRHQAADALLLDMAVTSPVYRNRACMAGPVACAAGGAQPGISEADLQSITQYLALVAVPAQRSIASGFPKGVAPIEELKVDPQQVSAGSKLFQGMRCAACHTVEMKTGAGHLFAELRNQTIRPYTDLLLHDMGPELADTFTEGQAQGSMWRTAPLWGIGYTEKVMGNGGGKAGYLHDGRARSLTEAILWHGGEGTKARQRFENLSKTDRDALLAFLKSL; encoded by the coding sequence ATGCACACATCCCTGCTTCGGCCCCGGCAGTACCCGGCCGGCTTTATCCACTTTTCCAGGCGGCGCTTGCCGCTGGCCCTGGCCCTGCTGCTGGCCGCGTGCGGCGGCGGTGGCGGCGACAACCCGGCCACGCCCGCCACGGCGCAGCGGCTGCTGGCGCAAACGTCGGCGGAAACGGCGCTGACGCCCGTCGCCGCCACGGCCAGCTCGGCGGAACGGGGCGACCTGTCGGCCAGCGCCGCCATCGACCGCAACGACAGCACGCGCTGGGGCAGCGGCTTTACGGACAACGAATATCTGACCCTCGATTTCGGCACCTCGCAGCGCATTACCCGCGTGCATATCGCCTGGGAAAACGCGCACGCCAGCGCCTACCTGCTGCAGATATCGGACGACAATACGCACTGGACCACCATCCAGAACGTCAGCGACAGCAAGGGCGGCATCGAGGACATCACGGGGTTCGACGCGCAAGGCCGCTACCTGCGCATGCAGGGCGTCAAACGCGCGGGCCAGTACGGCTACTCCATCTTTGAAATCCAGGCATTTGCGGGTACGCCCGTGCTGCCGCCGGTGACGCCGCCCGTCACCGAACCGCCCCCGGTCACCATCGATCCGGGCCAGCCGGGCGTGGATATCCGCCCCGTGGCCGCCACTTCCTCGCCCGTGGAAAACAACGGCATGTCGGCCGCCATGGCGATCGACGGCAAGACGGGCACACGCTGGGCCAGCAAGTTCGAGGACGGCGCCTGGATCCAGTTCGACTTCGGCGCGAAGACGCCCGTCGGCTACATGAAACTGCAGTGGGAAAACGCATACGGCAAGCAGTACGCGCTGCAGGTCTCCGACGATGGCCAGAAATGGTCGCAAGTGCGCTACGTGACGAATGGCCACGGCGGCACCGAGGAATTCTTCAACCTGGGCATCAATGCCCGCTACATCCGCCTGAAGGGCGTGGCGCGCGCCACGCAGTATGGCTACTCGCTGCTGGAAGTGAGCTTCAAGACGCCGGGCAGTGACAACAGCCTGCCGTCGACTGCGACATCGGCCCTGAAATTCCCCGCCAACGGCACCGGCTGGACACCGCTGCCGGCCGCCGCCCAGCCGCTGGAAAGCCTGCAATTCACCCTGGCAGACGGTACCCTGGTGACGCGCTTCGGCGCGCGCGGCCTGGCGCGCCATGGCCGCGAACGGGGCGAGGAATGGAATGAAATCGGCTACGGCCCGAATGAAACGGTCGATCCCGTCACGGGCCTGCCGCAAGACAAGGGGCCGGGCAATTACCTCACTTTCGTACCGCAATACTTCAAGAACCGCACCTGGGGCGTGGAAATCATCGACAACAGCAAGGTACGCGGCGTTACCAAGCCCACGCTGATCGTCAACCAGTACACCACCGTCGATTTTCTGTCCGGCGGCGTGGCCTTCTTCCGCGGCTTCGACCGTCCCGGCGTGACGGGTTACGGCTGGATGTCGCCCGGCGAACTGGTGGACCGCAATGTCCCCGTCTGCAAGCCGATGGCCTACCCGGCCAGCGACAGGCTGACGAACGCCAACGGCATCAATGGCGCCTGCACACTGCTGATCAAGGAGTACCCGGGCCATGGCGGCCTCGATGCCGGCGGCATGCCGAATGGCACGGACGTCAAGGCCCGCGCGCTGACGGCGGGCGACATCATCGAAGTGTCGCCATCGATGTTTTCCACCACCGCCTCAATGGCGTCGAAAGGCGATGCTGGCGGCATCCGCTACTACTCGTACGAATGGACGTATGTGGTGGGCGCAGGACTGCGGCCCTGGTATGGCGTGCAGCCGCGCCTCAATTCCGTGCCACTGCCGGAGGAAACGCTCTCCGGCGGCCTCGGTTCCGTGTCGTATAACTACTCGGACAACGCCCTGTTCATGTTCCAGCAGCCGCACAACAATATCGGCATGCAGAACATGCAGCGCTTCGTCGAAGGCCGGCGCCTGGTGCATACCAACTTCACCACCGGCGAGCATAACGAAGGCGGCAACGACCGTTACGCGCCCGCCGTCGGCCTGCAGGGACAGCGCTACGGGCAGTCGGCCTGCATCGCCTGCCACGTCAACAATGGCCGCAGCCCCGCGCCGATGGCCCTGAACCAGCGCCTCGACACGATGGCCGTGCGCGTCGCCAGCATCAATGCGGCAGGGCAGCAGGTGCCGCACCCGCAATACGGCACGGCGATCCAGATGAATGCCGTCTCGCCTTCCGGCGTGCCGCAAAACTGGGGCAACGGCGTCAGCGTGGGCGGTTTCACGACGAGCAAGACCACCCTGGCCGACGGCACGCAGGTCGAACTGCGCAAGCCGACGCTGGCCTTCGAAGGCCCCGTGCCGCAAGTCGTTTCGCTGCGCGCGGCGCCGCCCATGATCGGCGCGGGCTTGCTGGAAGCCGTGCCGGAAGCCGACATCCTGGCGCGCGCCCGCAGCACGCCGGATGCCGACGGCGTCAAGGGCCTGCCCAACTATGTATATGAACCAGAGACGGGCGCCGTGCGCCTGGGCCGCTTCGGCTGGAAGGCCTCGAAAGCCACCTTGCGCCACCAGGCCGCCGACGCGCTGCTGCTGGACATGGCCGTCACCTCGCCCGTGTACCGCAACCGCGCCTGCATGGCGGGGCCGGTAGCCTGCGCGGCGGGCGGCGCCCAGCCAGGCATCTCGGAAGCGGACCTGCAATCGATCACGCAATACCTGGCCCTGGTGGCCGTGCCGGCCCAGCGCAGCATCGCCAGCGGTTTCCCGAAAGGCGTGGCGCCGATCGAGGAGCTCAAGGTCGACCCGCAGCAGGTTTCCGCCGGCTCGAAGCTGTTCCAGGGCATGCGCTGCGCTGCCTGCCACACGGTGGAAATGAAGACGGGCGCGGGCCACCTGTTTGCGGAATTGCGCAACCAGACCATCCGTCCGTACACCGACCTGCTGCTGCACGACATGGGTCCCGAGCTGGCCGATACCTTCACGGAAGGCCAGGCGCAAGGCAGCATGTGGCGCACGGCACCGCTGTGGGGCATCGGCTACACGGAAAAAGTCATGGGCAATGGCGGCGGCAAGGCTGGCTACCTGCATGACGGCCGCGCGCGCAGCCTGACGGAAGCGATCTTGTGGCACGGCGGCGAAGGGACAAAAGCGCGCCAGCGTTTCGAGAACCTGTCGAAGACGGACCGCGACGCGCTGCTGGCGTTCCTCAAGTCGCTGTAA
- a CDS encoding YajD family HNH nuclease produces the protein MQSKKPDAARLDKIVAEARRAADQRESGYRERSLKMYPWVCGRCMREFTRANVQQLTVHHRDHNHDNNPPDGSNWELLCLYCHDNEHSRYLEADRGAGLLSAEVAPATHNPFAALAGLIKKKD, from the coding sequence ATGCAGAGTAAAAAGCCCGACGCGGCAAGACTGGACAAGATCGTGGCCGAAGCGCGCCGCGCCGCCGACCAGCGCGAGAGCGGCTACCGCGAGCGCTCGCTGAAGATGTATCCGTGGGTATGCGGCCGCTGCATGCGCGAATTTACGCGCGCCAACGTGCAGCAGCTGACGGTGCACCACCGCGACCATAACCACGACAACAATCCGCCGGACGGCAGCAACTGGGAACTGCTGTGCCTGTATTGCCACGACAATGAGCACTCGCGCTACCTGGAAGCGGACCGTGGCGCCGGCCTGCTGTCGGCCGAGGTGGCGCCCGCCACGCACAATCCGTTTGCCGCGCTGGCCGGCCTGATCAAGAAAAAGGACTGA
- a CDS encoding ATP-binding protein, giving the protein MLLGLTLALWVGSAAIVYVEARRESQELFDQSLIETGHLLLSLVEKDARQHGLTGPIDVPLRGHPNPHQYLLFKVRDAQQRVLYRNDAASDIALSRSAPDGLSWTRIGGQRWRLFSLWDPQRTLQLLVAEPTSHRDDISRGFFYRIAVFGLLLVALATIAIWWSIHRVFRVLQASADEVSARTPDDLADVRLAGAPTELHPLLLEINRLFGRVRQSRDNEQRFTADAAHELRTPLAAIKTNLQVLQRARSEAEREEFIAALGVSVERATRLVNQLLALAQLDPHSGAAADLRAGDLSDLLAEQAAQWQALAATYRLSLSVIMAPAPCALHADSLQMLLRNLVDNALRYTPAPGCVVISCGVEAGRSYLRVADSGPGIAEELHARAFERFVRLGGGQLPGSGLGLSIVRRIAERHGADIILGAGLQGRGLAVTVVFP; this is encoded by the coding sequence GTGCTGCTGGGCCTGACCCTGGCCCTGTGGGTGGGCAGCGCCGCCATCGTGTACGTGGAAGCGCGCCGCGAAAGCCAGGAACTGTTCGACCAGTCGCTGATCGAGACGGGCCACCTGCTGCTGTCGCTGGTGGAAAAGGATGCGCGCCAACACGGCTTGACGGGACCCATCGACGTGCCGCTGCGCGGCCATCCGAATCCCCATCAGTATTTGCTGTTCAAGGTGCGCGACGCGCAGCAGCGCGTGCTGTACCGTAATGACGCGGCGTCCGATATCGCCCTGTCGCGCAGCGCGCCGGACGGCCTGTCCTGGACCCGCATCGGCGGCCAGCGCTGGCGTCTGTTTTCGTTGTGGGACCCGCAGCGCACCCTGCAGCTGCTGGTGGCCGAGCCGACCAGCCACCGCGACGATATCAGCCGCGGCTTCTTTTACCGCATCGCCGTGTTCGGCCTGTTGCTGGTGGCGCTGGCCACCATCGCCATCTGGTGGAGCATCCACCGCGTGTTTCGCGTGCTGCAGGCGTCCGCCGATGAAGTGTCGGCGCGCACGCCCGATGACCTGGCCGACGTCAGGCTGGCTGGCGCACCCACCGAGCTGCATCCGCTGTTGCTGGAAATTAACCGCCTGTTCGGCAGAGTGCGACAAAGCCGCGACAACGAGCAGCGCTTCACGGCCGATGCCGCGCACGAATTGCGCACGCCGCTGGCCGCCATCAAGACCAATCTGCAAGTGCTGCAGCGGGCCCGTAGCGAGGCTGAACGCGAGGAATTCATTGCAGCCCTGGGCGTCAGCGTGGAGCGCGCCACGCGCCTCGTCAACCAGTTGCTGGCGCTGGCGCAGCTCGATCCGCATTCGGGCGCGGCGGCCGACTTGCGCGCGGGGGACCTGTCCGACCTGCTGGCCGAGCAGGCCGCGCAGTGGCAGGCGCTGGCCGCGACGTACCGGCTGTCGCTGAGCGTGATCATGGCACCGGCGCCCTGCGCGCTGCATGCGGACAGCCTGCAGATGTTGTTGCGCAACCTGGTCGACAATGCGCTGCGCTATACGCCGGCGCCCGGCTGTGTCGTCATCAGCTGCGGCGTGGAAGCGGGGCGCAGCTATTTGCGCGTGGCCGATTCCGGTCCGGGCATCGCCGAGGAACTGCACGCGCGCGCGTTCGAGCGTTTTGTGCGCCTGGGCGGCGGGCAGCTGCCCGGCAGCGGCCTGGGCCTGTCCATCGTGCGCCGCATCGCCGAGCGGCATGGCGCGGACATCATCCTCGGCGCCGGCTTGCAGGGCAGGGGGCTGGCGGTGACGGTCGTGTTTCCATGA
- a CDS encoding TonB-dependent receptor domain-containing protein, with protein MSNSTRSARLPRPTTLALALAALSCLQAHAQTGTPASMPEVVVSASGFEQDIKQAPASITVLTRQELSKERFGNLTQALESVEGIDVGAAGDKTGGMNISIRGMPSDYTLVLIDGRRQNAAGNVTPNGFGGTQTSFMPPLAAIERIEIIRGPMSTLYGSDAMGGVINIITRKVGKQWMGSVSADYTLQEESDFGDVKSGRFYLSGPIATDLLGLSLRGSKQRRDAADIRVPNAAGAQVPASMGANPVRSDIENFGARLAFTPNRYHTVILDADAGRQTYDNSKGQLGTNTVQGGYGPEQKYKRDQWTLSHTGRFGFGTLDSSYMVNKTETLGRTIPPGTPGAVTGSARTLEVESQVFDTKLVMPLGKHMATIGAQWWKAEMTDGVAPKKFEFTQKALFVEDEWQVLDNVALTVGARYDDHSIFGGQTSPRAYAVWNAAPSWTVKGGVSKGYKTPRVEQLSPGINGFGGQGTIPLVGSPDLKPETSTTTEIGAYFDNLAGWTASGTLFNNTFKDKITTGTGLVNCDYRPSPNRPGCVSFGNWPNVDAFGQSVNVDEAVTRGVELNTRFPLSKTLSASANYTYTESEQKSGSNAGKPLSDTPKHAVNARLSWDISREWNGWLRAEYRSERFRDPGTSASTRAAKAALGDYQGYTMLHLGSSYQLNKRVTLNAAVYNLLNKDFIDYQPYRAPALTYANRYVNSLDGRRLWLSATVDF; from the coding sequence ATGTCCAACAGCACCCGCAGCGCGCGCCTGCCGCGTCCCACCACCCTGGCCCTGGCCTTGGCCGCCCTGTCCTGCCTGCAGGCTCACGCCCAGACGGGCACGCCTGCCAGCATGCCGGAAGTGGTGGTCTCCGCCTCCGGTTTCGAGCAGGATATCAAGCAGGCACCGGCCTCGATCACGGTGCTGACGCGCCAGGAGCTGTCGAAGGAGCGCTTCGGCAACCTGACGCAGGCGCTGGAAAGCGTGGAAGGCATCGACGTGGGCGCGGCGGGCGACAAGACGGGCGGCATGAACATCAGCATCCGCGGCATGCCCAGCGACTACACCCTGGTGCTGATCGACGGGCGCCGCCAGAACGCGGCCGGCAACGTCACGCCGAACGGCTTCGGCGGCACGCAGACGAGCTTCATGCCGCCGCTGGCCGCCATCGAGCGTATCGAGATCATCCGCGGCCCCATGTCGACCCTGTACGGCTCGGACGCCATGGGCGGCGTGATCAACATCATCACGCGCAAGGTGGGCAAGCAGTGGATGGGCTCCGTCTCGGCCGACTACACCTTGCAGGAAGAGTCCGATTTCGGCGACGTGAAAAGCGGCCGCTTCTACCTGAGCGGCCCCATCGCCACCGACCTGCTGGGCCTGTCCCTGCGCGGCAGCAAGCAGCGCCGCGATGCGGCCGACATCCGCGTCCCCAACGCGGCCGGCGCGCAAGTGCCCGCCAGCATGGGCGCCAACCCCGTGCGCTCGGACATCGAGAACTTTGGCGCGCGCCTGGCCTTCACGCCGAACCGCTACCACACCGTCATCCTCGACGCGGACGCGGGCCGCCAGACCTACGACAATTCGAAGGGCCAGCTCGGCACCAATACCGTACAGGGCGGCTACGGCCCGGAACAGAAATACAAGCGCGACCAGTGGACCCTGTCGCACACGGGCCGCTTCGGCTTCGGCACGCTGGACAGCAGCTACATGGTAAACAAGACGGAAACCCTGGGCCGCACGATTCCGCCAGGCACGCCAGGCGCCGTGACCGGCAGCGCGCGCACGCTGGAAGTGGAAAGCCAGGTCTTCGATACCAAGCTGGTCATGCCTTTGGGCAAACACATGGCTACCATCGGCGCGCAATGGTGGAAAGCGGAAATGACGGACGGCGTGGCGCCGAAAAAATTCGAATTCACGCAAAAAGCCCTGTTCGTGGAAGACGAATGGCAGGTGCTGGACAACGTCGCGCTGACCGTCGGCGCCCGTTATGACGATCACAGCATCTTCGGCGGCCAGACCAGCCCCCGCGCCTATGCCGTGTGGAACGCAGCGCCAAGCTGGACCGTCAAGGGCGGCGTCAGCAAGGGCTACAAGACGCCGCGCGTGGAGCAACTGTCGCCAGGCATCAACGGTTTTGGCGGCCAGGGCACGATCCCCCTCGTCGGCAGCCCGGACCTGAAGCCGGAAACGAGCACGACGACGGAAATCGGCGCGTACTTCGACAACCTGGCCGGCTGGACCGCCAGCGGCACTTTGTTCAACAATACATTCAAGGACAAGATCACGACGGGCACGGGCCTCGTCAACTGCGACTACCGCCCCTCGCCGAACCGTCCCGGCTGCGTCAGCTTCGGCAACTGGCCCAACGTGGACGCATTTGGCCAATCGGTCAATGTGGATGAGGCCGTCACGCGCGGCGTCGAGCTGAACACGCGCTTCCCGCTGAGCAAGACCTTGTCGGCCAGCGCCAACTACACGTACACGGAAAGCGAACAAAAGAGCGGCAGCAACGCCGGCAAGCCCCTGAGCGACACGCCCAAGCACGCCGTCAATGCGCGCCTGTCGTGGGATATCTCGCGCGAGTGGAACGGCTGGCTGCGCGCCGAGTACCGCAGCGAGCGCTTCCGCGATCCGGGCACATCGGCTTCCACGCGCGCCGCCAAGGCCGCGCTGGGCGACTACCAGGGTTACACCATGCTGCACCTGGGCAGCAGTTATCAGCTGAACAAGCGCGTCACCCTGAACGCGGCCGTGTACAACCTGCTCAACAAGGACTTCATCGACTACCAGCCATACCGCGCACCGGCATTGACCTACGCCAACCGCTATGTCAACAGCCTGGACGGCCGCCGTCTGTGGCTGTCGGCCACCGTCGATTTCTGA
- a CDS encoding PAS domain-containing protein: MIAITRPLQRLARRLYRLSLVPLFALILLLALWAAVFYQVGQERASAVRDAVAVSQSLARTLADHTSFTLRQTDHATQLFKLKYEETDGGLRLNEFTRRQGLLDSVLPSKLELPIALIDAHGNVVDSAHAYLPENLAKQAFFRALAANASDTALVDTPMLDAESKRWTIRLARRLNDAQGRFAGAIVILVDPTYFVDDYDRLNLDEQGALMLVARDSGLTVGRIGEQLILSDRIDFRMPGPPQHAPEELLIEPPVDATSRIYSYHELPRYPLLAVVGVNRAVALARFEHRRLVYVGALLAASVLIAGFTTLLMRQSARLRRSIRQAKETQALLRAAHQGSLDAVLLLKAWRPAPGKPVEDFIFADINERAADMLGKPRSELLGQRVLQQMPLLRGERFFKRFVLVMETGQPLEDEFELPLASGGTRWLRHQVVPIADGVAVTSRDISARKHDELALQDNRSFLQSLIDHLPVLVYVKSARPENFGQMEVWNKAAEDITGHLATDVIGKTDCQAFPPDFGLHDAEDDRAILAERGVIDHTEKPLRLADGSLRYLRAVSVPVFDERQQIEHILCIAEDISQRRQQELELRQKQAELAAVNDASPLGLVRLDRQRRCTYVNRTFESITGLPRAAALGAGWTSALHPDDYPLMHVALEQLTRSHAPFQSTLRCLQRDGRLVWVSVKIAPILIDDRIEGYVGTLDDITTLRESEVALLESEARLRTIADTLPAMIAYIDADQVYRFLNIAYEREFGLTGRQTLGKSVRDTVGEARYRTVAPYIERVLAGETLSFEEEDDKEGIERCMEVIYIPQIGEDKLQVVGFHVMRQDITVQKREKQRLLKLAQVDALTGLSNRAGFQQKLSDAMHASRQQQHLMAVMYMDIDRFKPVNDTHGHGTGDALLRAFAQRLTQTMRATDIIARLGGDEFTIIMEQITRPDDAAVLAEKIVAAMQQPFELDGISVRISASIGLAFYRDEDISPAVLLQRADVLLYQAKQDGRNTYRAGVLTA; this comes from the coding sequence GTGATAGCGATAACAAGACCCCTGCAACGCCTTGCCCGCCGCCTGTACCGTCTCAGCCTGGTACCCCTGTTCGCGCTCATCTTGCTGCTGGCGCTGTGGGCGGCCGTCTTTTACCAGGTTGGCCAGGAGCGGGCCAGCGCCGTGCGCGACGCCGTGGCCGTCAGCCAGTCGCTGGCCCGCACCCTGGCCGACCATACCAGTTTCACCCTGCGCCAGACGGACCACGCCACCCAACTGTTCAAGCTCAAATACGAGGAAACGGACGGCGGCCTGCGCCTGAATGAATTCACGCGCCGCCAGGGTCTGCTCGACAGCGTGCTGCCATCGAAGCTCGAATTGCCGATCGCCCTCATCGACGCGCACGGCAATGTGGTCGACAGCGCTCACGCCTATCTGCCGGAAAACCTGGCCAAGCAGGCATTTTTCAGGGCGCTGGCCGCGAATGCGTCCGACACGGCCCTGGTCGACACGCCCATGCTCGACGCCGAGAGCAAGCGCTGGACCATCCGCCTGGCGCGCCGCCTGAACGATGCCCAAGGCCGCTTCGCCGGCGCCATCGTGATCCTCGTCGACCCCACGTATTTTGTCGACGACTACGACCGCCTGAACCTCGATGAGCAGGGCGCGCTGATGCTGGTGGCGCGCGACAGCGGGCTGACGGTGGGACGCATCGGCGAGCAATTGATCCTCAGCGACCGCATCGACTTCCGCATGCCGGGACCGCCGCAGCACGCCCCCGAAGAACTGCTGATCGAGCCGCCCGTCGACGCGACGTCACGCATCTACAGCTACCACGAGCTGCCGCGCTACCCGCTGCTGGCCGTGGTGGGCGTGAACCGCGCCGTCGCCCTGGCGCGCTTCGAACACCGCCGCCTGGTCTATGTCGGCGCGCTGCTTGCCGCCAGCGTGCTCATTGCCGGCTTTACAACCCTGCTGATGCGCCAGAGCGCGCGCCTGCGCCGCAGCATCCGCCAGGCCAAGGAAACGCAGGCCTTGCTGCGCGCGGCGCACCAGGGCAGCCTTGATGCCGTGCTGCTGCTGAAAGCCTGGCGCCCCGCGCCGGGCAAGCCGGTGGAAGATTTCATCTTCGCCGACATCAACGAGCGGGCCGCCGACATGCTGGGCAAGCCACGCTCCGAACTGCTGGGCCAGCGCGTGCTGCAGCAGATGCCGCTGCTGCGCGGCGAGCGTTTTTTCAAGCGCTTCGTGCTGGTGATGGAAACGGGCCAGCCGCTGGAAGATGAATTCGAGCTGCCGCTGGCCTCGGGCGGCACGCGCTGGCTGCGCCACCAGGTGGTGCCGATTGCCGACGGCGTGGCCGTCACCTCGCGCGACATCAGCGCGCGCAAGCACGACGAACTGGCGCTGCAGGACAACCGCAGCTTCCTGCAGTCGCTGATCGACCATTTGCCCGTGCTGGTCTACGTGAAAAGCGCGCGCCCGGAAAATTTCGGCCAGATGGAAGTGTGGAACAAGGCCGCCGAGGACATCACCGGCCACCTGGCCACCGACGTCATCGGCAAGACCGATTGCCAGGCCTTCCCGCCCGACTTCGGCCTGCACGACGCCGAGGACGACCGCGCCATCCTGGCCGAGCGCGGCGTCATCGACCATACGGAAAAACCGCTGCGCCTGGCTGACGGCAGCCTGCGCTACCTGCGCGCCGTCTCCGTGCCCGTGTTCGACGAGCGCCAGCAGATCGAACATATCCTGTGCATCGCCGAAGATATCTCGCAGCGCCGCCAGCAGGAACTGGAACTGCGCCAGAAACAGGCCGAGCTGGCCGCCGTCAACGACGCCTCGCCGCTCGGGCTGGTGCGCCTGGACCGCCAGCGCCGCTGCACCTACGTCAACCGCACCTTCGAATCGATCACGGGCTTGCCGCGCGCCGCCGCCCTGGGCGCCGGCTGGACCAGCGCCCTGCACCCGGACGACTATCCGCTGATGCACGTGGCGCTGGAACAGCTCACGCGCAGCCACGCGCCGTTCCAGTCCACCCTGCGCTGCCTGCAGCGCGACGGCAGGCTGGTCTGGGTCTCCGTCAAAATTGCCCCCATCCTCATCGACGACCGGATCGAAGGCTACGTGGGGACCCTGGACGACATCACCACCTTGCGCGAATCGGAAGTGGCGCTGCTGGAAAGCGAAGCGCGCCTGCGCACCATCGCAGACACCTTGCCGGCCATGATCGCGTACATCGACGCCGACCAGGTCTACCGCTTCCTGAACATCGCCTATGAACGCGAATTCGGCCTGACAGGCCGGCAGACGCTGGGCAAAAGCGTGCGCGACACCGTGGGCGAGGCGCGCTACCGCACGGTGGCGCCGTATATCGAAAGAGTGCTGGCGGGCGAAACCCTGAGCTTCGAGGAAGAAGACGACAAGGAAGGCATCGAGCGCTGCATGGAAGTGATCTACATCCCGCAGATCGGCGAAGACAAGCTGCAGGTGGTGGGTTTTCACGTGATGCGCCAGGATATCACCGTGCAAAAGCGCGAAAAACAGCGGCTGCTGAAGCTGGCCCAGGTCGATGCGCTGACGGGCTTGTCGAACCGCGCCGGCTTCCAGCAAAAACTCAGCGACGCCATGCACGCGAGCCGCCAGCAGCAGCACCTGATGGCTGTCATGTACATGGATATCGACCGCTTCAAGCCCGTCAACGATACGCATGGCCACGGCACCGGCGACGCCCTGCTGCGCGCCTTCGCCCAGCGCCTGACGCAGACCATGCGCGCCACCGATATCATCGCCCGCCTGGGCGGCGACGAATTCACCATCATCATGGAACAGATCACCCGGCCCGACGACGCGGCCGTGCTGGCGGAAAAAATCGTCGCCGCCATGCAGCAGCCGTTCGAACTCGATGGCATCAGCGTGCGCATTTCCGCCAGCATCGGCCTGGCCTTCTACCGCGACGAAGACATTTCCCCCGCCGTGCTGCTGCAGCGGGCCGACGTGCTGCTGTATCAGGCGAAACAGGATGGGCGCAATACTTATCGCGCAGGCGTGCTGACGGCGTGA
- a CDS encoding response regulator, translated as MRILLTEDDPQLGRATQIGLEQGGYAVDWVTSAEHAHTAVRLHDYGCILLDLGLPGQDGMQALGVLRDNGYSGAVLVVTARDQVGERIAGLDAGADDFIVKPFDLDELAARIRSACRRAAGRLREHLVHGDLVLDIADRQVTQGGLPVTLTVKEFRILQLLLEHGGRVLSREQLEKNLYSWGDEVESNAVQVHIHHLRKKLGRDLIRTVHAIGYCIDKPKAA; from the coding sequence ATGCGCATCTTGCTGACCGAAGACGACCCGCAGCTGGGTCGCGCCACGCAGATCGGCCTGGAACAGGGCGGCTATGCCGTCGACTGGGTCACGAGCGCCGAACACGCGCACACGGCCGTGCGCCTGCACGACTATGGCTGTATTTTGCTCGACCTGGGCTTGCCGGGGCAGGATGGCATGCAGGCGCTGGGCGTGCTGCGTGACAATGGCTACAGCGGCGCCGTGCTGGTCGTCACGGCGCGCGACCAGGTGGGCGAGCGCATCGCCGGGCTCGACGCGGGGGCCGACGACTTTATCGTGAAACCGTTCGACCTCGACGAGCTGGCCGCGCGCATCCGCAGCGCCTGCCGCCGCGCGGCCGGCCGCCTGCGCGAGCACCTCGTGCATGGCGACCTGGTGCTCGATATCGCGGACCGGCAAGTGACGCAAGGGGGATTGCCCGTGACCTTGACGGTGAAGGAATTTCGCATCCTGCAACTGCTGCTGGAGCACGGCGGCCGGGTGCTGAGCCGGGAACAGCTGGAGAAAAACCTGTACAGCTGGGGTGACGAAGTGGAAAGCAATGCCGTGCAAGTGCATATCCACCACCTGCGCAAGAAGCTGGGGCGGGACTTGATACGCACCGTGCATGCGATCGGTTATTGCATCGACAAGCCCAAAGCGGCTTGA